The Actinoplanes sp. N902-109 genomic interval AACATGGGGGCGCAGGTCAGCGTGCCGGAGTTGGTGGAGGCGGCGCGGGTGCAGCGCGCGGATGCGGTGCTGGTGTCGCAGGTGGTGACCCAGCGCGACGCGCATCTGCACAATGTGCGGGCGATGGCGGCGGCGTTCCGGGAGGCGTTGCCGGCCGGGCGGCGCCCGCTGCTGATCGTGGGCGGGCCGCGTTTCGATGAGCTGATGGCCGCGGAGCTGGGGGTGGACCGCATCTTCGGGCGGGGCACCACCCCGCGTGAGGTGGCGTCGTATCTGGTGCACGCACTGGCAGGGGGCGACGGGCGATGATCACTGTGACGCATCGGCGGTATGTGCCGTATTCGCACGCGCACTACGCGGGCAACCTGGTCGACGGGGCGTACAGCCTGGGCCTGTTCGGCGACGTGGCCACCGACGTGTGTATCCAGCTCGACGGTGACGAGGGGTTGTTCGCCTCGTACTCCGACGTGCAGTTCCGGGCGCCGGTGCATGCCGGTGACGTGCTGGAGGTGTCGGCCACGGTGACCCGGATGGGCACCCGTTCGCGCACGGTGGCGTTCACCGCGACGGTGGTGTGCCGCGGCAGTGGCGGGTCGGCGGCGCGGGTGCTGGCCGAGCCGATCGTGGCGGTCACGGCGGTGGGCACGGTGGTCGTGCCCGCGCCGGCGTGAGCGTGGTGGTGTGCGCCGACGTGGGGTCGACGTACACCAAGGCCTGTGCGGTGGAGGTGGACAGCGGGCAGCTGGTGGCCGGGGCGCAGGTGCCGACCAGCAGCGCGAGCGATGTGCTGCACGGGCTGGACGCGGCGGTCGCGGCGCTGGGGGTGCGCCCGGAGCAGCTGTACGTGTGCTCGTCGGCCGGTGGTGGGCTGCGCCTGGCGGTGATCGGGTACGAACCCCTGGTCACTGCGGAGGCCGGGCACCGGGCCGGGTTGTCGGCGGGGGCGCAGGTGGTGCACGTGGGCGCCGGGTTGCTGGACGGTGCCGGGGTGGCGGCGCTGCGCGCGGCGCGCCCGGATGTGGTGCTGCTGGTGGGTGGCACCGACGGCGGGGACGAGGAGACGCTGGCGCACAACGCGCGGCGGCTGGCCGGTGCGCGGCTGCGGGTGCCGGTGGTGGTGGCGGGTAACGCGGTGGTGCGCCCGTACGCCGAGCAGGTGCTGGCTGCGCGGGGCGTGCCGGTGCGGGTGACCGGCAATGTTCTGCCGCGGATCGGGGAGCTGGATGCCGGGCCGGCGCGCTCGGCGATCCGGGAGGTGTTCCTGGCGCATGTGATCGGCGGCAAGCAGTTGTCGCGGGGGCGCCGGTTCGCGCGGCTGGTGCGCGCGGCCACCCCGGATGCGGTGCTGGCCGGGGTGTCGGTGCTGGCCGATGTGAGCGGGGCGGGGGTGCTGGTGCTGGATGTGGGCGGGGCGACCACCGATGTGTACTCGGCGTTGCTGCCCGACGCCGAGCGCAGCAGCGGGCCGCAGCTCGATGTGGCGGGCACGTTGTGGCGCTCGCGCAGCGTCGAGGGGGATCTGGGGGTTGCGGCGGGGGCGGCCGGGGTGGTCGCCGCGGCGGGGACGGAGAAACTGCCACCGCCGGACATCACGGGCGGGCCGCCGTTCGCGGCGGACACCGATCGGGCCCTGGCGGCGAGCGCCGCGGTGATCGCGGTGCGCCGGCATGCCCGCGGGCACGCCCCGGGGCCGGGGTTGCCCCGGGTGGGCGGGCGTGACCTGCGGGACGTGCGGCTGGTGGTGGGTTCCGGTGGGGTGCTGCGCCACGGCGGCGGGGCGCAGGTGCTGGCCGCGGTGCTCGGTGACACCGCGGGTGGGTGGGCGCCGCCGCGGGCCGCGCGCACCGTGGTCGACGGCGCGTATGTGCTGGCCGCGGCTGGTCTGCTGGCCGGTGAGCACCCGCGGGCCGCGGCGGCGCTGGCGGCGACGCTGACGTGAGCCCGCCGGTGCGCGGCGACGCTGGGGTGAATGCGCGGTGACCGGTGTCTGGCGACACGCCGGGCGCGCGACACGCCCACCGTGGGGGTCGGCCGGTTGACAAGGCCGCGGGGCGGCGTCGTACCGTCGACGGGTCCTTGTCCCGGGAGGCGGCTGTTGTTCGCTTCGTTCCTCGCCCACTGGCCACCAGGCCAGGTCCAGGGGGTGGGGGTCGGCGGAGCGGCGCGGACCGGCCGTGCGGGTTCCGGCGGCCGCCGGGGGCACGGGGCCAGTAGACAACGGCACGACGCGGGCAGCCGGTCCGTGGCGCGCCGGTCCGAAGGTCCCGCGGCGCCTGACGGCCCACCGGCCCGGCGGGGATTGAGCGCAGTGCTCGGGGCGTGGCCGGCGGTGGCCGCGCCCCGAGGTCCTGTTTCGTGACCAGCGGCGGGTAGCCTCTCGCGGGTGGACTTGTTGACGCTTCAGCCAACCCCGGCGGGTACGCCGCGACCGGCGGGGCCGGCGGCGCCGCGGCCGTTGCCGCTGTGGGCCTCGGTGCTGCTGGCCGTGGCGGCCGGGGCGGGGCTGCTGCTGGCGCTGCCGCCGTACGGGCTGTGGTGGCTGGCACCGCTCGGGGTGGGCCTGCTCGCGGTGGCCGCGCACCGGCGCCGGTTGCGCGGCGGGCTGGGCACGGGTTTCCTGGCCGGGCTGGTGCTGTTCGTGCCGTTGCTGGACTGGACGCGCATCGCGGCGGGCTGGCTGCCGTGGCTGCTGCTGTCGGTGGCGCAGGCCGGTTATCTGGGGTTGCTGGGGCTGGCGTGTGCGTGGCTGTCCCC includes:
- a CDS encoding glutamate mutase L, with translation MSVVVCADVGSTYTKACAVEVDSGQLVAGAQVPTSSASDVLHGLDAAVAALGVRPEQLYVCSSAGGGLRLAVIGYEPLVTAEAGHRAGLSAGAQVVHVGAGLLDGAGVAALRAARPDVVLLVGGTDGGDEETLAHNARRLAGARLRVPVVVAGNAVVRPYAEQVLAARGVPVRVTGNVLPRIGELDAGPARSAIREVFLAHVIGGKQLSRGRRFARLVRAATPDAVLAGVSVLADVSGAGVLVLDVGGATTDVYSALLPDAERSSGPQLDVAGTLWRSRSVEGDLGVAAGAAGVVAAAGTEKLPPPDITGGPPFAADTDRALAASAAVIAVRRHARGHAPGPGLPRVGGRDLRDVRLVVGSGGVLRHGGGAQVLAAVLGDTAGGWAPPRAARTVVDGAYVLAAAGLLAGEHPRAAAALAATLT
- a CDS encoding hotdog domain-containing protein, yielding MITVTHRRYVPYSHAHYAGNLVDGAYSLGLFGDVATDVCIQLDGDEGLFASYSDVQFRAPVHAGDVLEVSATVTRMGTRSRTVAFTATVVCRGSGGSAARVLAEPIVAVTAVGTVVVPAPA